Sequence from the Mycteria americana isolate JAX WOST 10 ecotype Jacksonville Zoo and Gardens chromosome 5, USCA_MyAme_1.0, whole genome shotgun sequence genome:
tctaatggGAATATAAACTTGAAGGAGTATGATATAGTTAGCATATAAACATTTCCCAGAGGCATGAACTAATAATCTTAGAAAAACATGTACTTACACAGCATCTTGCCCATCAGGAGAAGTAATTCCTTTACTGTATCTTTCTAACAAAAGGTGTGGGAACAAAATCAAAGTCAACCAAGTAACAACTCGCCAAATTACCACTCCTCAGATGATAGACTGGTGGTTAGTTGATTTCAATTTGTAATTTCCTATTACCCTAAAAATGCATATTCATGTATTCACATAATGAATTTAGCAGAGCTGATAGCTGGAGAACCAACCTAGAACTGGTGATTACAGAAACAAATGCCCTTGAAATCAGTGCAGGACAAAATCTTCCTGTTAAAAAGTTTGTATTGTATTTGCAATGTGGCTTCATGAACTCTTCAGAGAGAACACTATGTAAAGCATTTCCTGTTAATGTCCCCCCTCACTCCCACTCCCCAATCAATCCCATCAATTACACTGCTACACCTGTTCATTTCATTGTGGAACAAATTGATATGGATTAACAATAATGCTGTAAAATACagatgggttgggttttttcctttaaatcaaaATGATTTCCCTAATTTGCATTGCCACAAGTGAGGAGGCTGAGTGGGCCAGAACAAGAAACTAGGGGAGGGAAGAAACAGCATGGCAGGGGCTAAACTTGCACTCTCTGCTTGTGAAACTATGGTTTTAGTGAATGTGTGTGACTTCCTCAAACCATGAAACAGATCACCACAACTGCGAGATGAGATATTTTCTGTATTGTCCTTTGCAAatgaattttatttggttttatttcatttgcataaATTAGGGCTTAGAAAAGGCCAGATCCTCAGTAGGGATATAACTAATTGTAATCACCTTTTGTCCAACATCTCTGGAATTAGTGATTTACAGCAAGTGTGAATCTTCTCTGAGAAGACAGACTATGTTGACACTAAAAGACCATTATCAAACGATCACAGAGTTTATATTAGTAAAGAGGAAGATGTCTGCTTTCTTGACTTCTTTATACATTTAATTGAGCTGTACTCTCATTCAAACAAAGTTATTACTACAGGATATGTCCAGGGAAAATTTGCAGATCACTTTCTAATTTTGGTGTGATAGGAAATTCATGAACAAATTAAGGTATTGCAGACTGGATGGAAACTCGAACAGATGGCCAGTCTGCAGGACCACAGGAAGGTATGAGACACATAAAGGGCTCATTTGTAAAAGCCCTTTTGGAAAGTATCCCGTCTGCAGGACAACTAATAAGCCAGTGAGAATTTCTTTTCATGATAAAATGCTGTATGTCCTTGCCTAGTTTTCTTTTGTGGATGGATTTCTGTAAAAGTCAGACTGACCATAATAGAACAGTCATAACAAAGCAAGACTGGCTGTTCTGGGCAGATGATAGTAAATACAGTGCTACTGTGAGTCATTTTCCCCAGAAGTGATATGTGAAGCTCAACAAAGTTATTTCTCTGTCATTATTCTGGCGAAGAGGCAAACACCACTAACTTGTGAACGCAGGAAAAGGGCAGTGAGCGGGGGAACGCTATTCATAGAATCTTTTATTATCATGACAAACTAGGGAATGAATTCAAGTTCAGTTTGCAGGGTTGcctgttaaaaatattagcattttcCCCTGTAACATGACAATACTTGATCTGAGATCACTGACAGAAAACACAGATCTGGAGCCTCATTATGACATCTTTATAGTCCCTTTCCACAATACAGACATTCCttacacaagttaaaaaaatgtgaCCATGCGACAGACAGGAACCAGGATTGCATATACTGGGATAGAACTCTGACTTTTGAAAAACCACAGTGGTATTTTAAATGGTAAAGAAAAGTTGAGCTACTCATGGTTTAACAAAACTTGCACTACTAGCTTTCTTGGACCACAGATCAATAAACAAGTACATACGCAGCTCACTGGGCAAGACCTAattcagagaaaagcaattaaGATTGATACCCATACATATTCATTAGCCAAGAAACACTCTAGCAATGTCTCCACTATGAATTACCAGAGGACCAGCTTGTACCCCAAGCCTATCAGTTTGAGGGCTGGCATAAAACACAGTTAAAACACCTGAACTCTTCCAAAAATAGGCTTCTCAAACTTCTTTCAAATTGTGGAACGGCTCAGCTATTTCTAAATGCCACCGAATCAAGTCCAGTAAAACTTCTAAAAAGACATTGTGACAGTAACCTTCACCATCACTTCCTgagtgtgttttgcttttcttttttcctcttaacaAGGCTTGATCTCACTGTCTGGCTGAACATTAATCCGCTTACACCAAGTACAAAACTAATGCTTGGTGCATCAGTATACTGCAAATCCTCAAGGTATAAGTTACACACGATTTAGTATAAAAGCTAAGCATAGGGCTTGCTTTTCACTACAGCTATTACCAGGAAGGCAAGTAGAATACAGGTAAGTTTCCATCAGATCCTGATCTAGAAATCTCTTTTTAAATTGCAAACACTGCATGTAATTAATTGCATCTGAAAAATAGATTAtcctttgctctttctctcccttgcttctttttctttctccttaaagACAGGACACATTCTCTACAGGAActtagataaaaatatttctttctttgaaagtgGTATGGTACTCTGCTATTATTATTCTGCAAAGATTGCCGACATGCTGTTTCACTCGCTTAGGAAAATCAAACTCCTTTAACAATAAACATACAGATAGATCTATTTAATGGCTTTATCCTATGTTCTCACTGATGTTTCTGAAAGCTTACTATTATAGAACCACTCGAGGACAACGTGAAGACTCAATTTCTCCCCAGTTCTATAAATATTTCCTGTTGAAAATAGCTACACATGTTTCTCCAGCACAGATATATGTTTTGCTTTATACACAGGATGAAGACAGTTAATTGTTACGTGCTGTTATTTTGCTGGAAAGCAATTTGTTGCAACAGCTGTCAGCTCACCAATATTACTATAgcagtggaaagagaagaatgtgAATTCTGTATTACGGTGAATGCCACGTGGTGCTCAGGATACTGCTTCACAAGGGTGAGAATCTTAAGTTTAATTTCAGGCACTGGAATTAAATATTCCAAGTGATGTATGAAtaacccatttctccagcccataACGAACATATAGGCAGGATGAGCCTTGTGAAAGAACAGGTTGAGTAACTGCTGTGCTATTTGACAGGAAAGTAGATACACAGCCAATCTGAACCACAAAGGGAAGGGTGAAAAGACGCTAGTAAAATTCAGATCTTTAACTGACTGCACACATTATGTTTATATTGTATAACTAGAGTTGAAAGTATTACAGTCTGGATCTGTAATACTTGTGGTCAATTTGTGGTTGCAAACGGATACAATAAAGCAGCCATTACTATGTAGACTCCTCTACTTTTCCAAATAATTTGAAGAATCAAGCAATTGACCTGCAAGATAGTCTGGTGACGGTATGACACAAATTTGCCATATCGGTCCTCCTGAAAGGAGAAATCTAAGGATCTAGGCGAGTCTGATCCAAATCCTTTTGAACTCAGTGGGATCTACCCCACCAGTTTAATTAGTTTTCACATCAGGTCctgcattttataaaaatgtggAATTCTACCCTGtaacagatttcaaaataagtATTCCCTTCTTGCAATTTTCAGGATCCAGTGTATAAATATCCACCAGTATCATCTGTTCAGCAAACATGTACCTTCAAGGAGGTTGTGTATGAAACAGTGAAGATCCCTGGCTGTGGTGACCATCCCGAATCTTTTTATTCGTACCCAGTAGCTACCGAGTGCCACTGTGAGACCTGCGACACTGACAGCACTGACTGCACTGTGAGGGGGCTGGGGCCATCCTACTGTTCCTTCAGTCAGAATGGAAGTAACCAATGAAGGGTACTTGAGATGGCAGTTTGGCTTTAAATGTTCACTTCTAAATAAAGGTACTGATCGGGCTTAAGTGGAAGATAACAGACAAGGCTATTTAGAAACtgccaagactgaaaaaaaaaaaaagatttttaaggcCAAAATGGAGAGCTACTGACTAAACTTCTCTTCAGGCCTTCCCTACTTATCCCATCAGTTTCCTTCAAATCATTTTCATAGGTCTCTAGAATGCTGCTTCCGATTCCTTCTGCCCTTGCCTACTCTTCTTATTACACCTTCATTCTTTATATTGCTGTTTCCACTGCCTAGTTCACTTAGCTTATTCTATGCTACCCTACGCTTTCAAAAAGTTCCCAACTTCCAAGTCTTTATTATCCCCTACTTTCCAT
This genomic interval carries:
- the FSHB gene encoding follitropin subunit beta, producing the protein MKTVNCYVLLFCWKAICCNSCQLTNITIAVEREECEFCITVNATWCSGYCFTRDPVYKYPPVSSVQQTCTFKEVVYETVKIPGCGDHPESFYSYPVATECHCETCDTDSTDCTVRGLGPSYCSFSQNGSNQ